The Treponema phagedenis DNA segment TTGTTCGTAAACGAACAAGTGATTCAAGGTACGTGAGCTCTTCAGGATTTAGTTCAAGTTTACTCGGCGGTTTTGGCATGCAATACTCCTTAGTGATAAAAATCTGTTGAGATAGTATCACAAACCAAAGAAAAATACAATATACTTTTCAGGAAAACGTTATACTAGTAAGGAAGGAAAATGAACAAGTCTTTAATAAACAATTTTATAATAACTATATTTAAAAGGAGACGCATATGCTAATTCACAGAAGAATTATAGAGTTGATGAGCGGTGTTACCCGTTATGTTTTATCAAAATCGTTCATTGGTCTTATAATTAATTTTACGTTTATCTTACAAGCACTTGCACTTGGACAGATTGTAAAAGCTCTTTACGTTCATGCAGAGTTTTCACAAATCCAAAGATATATTATCTATCTGGTCATTATTGTGATTGTACGATTTTTACTGGTTCGGGCTAATCAAATATACGGAAAATGGATTGTCGGAAAAGTAAAGGGGGCATTACGCAAGAGAGCATACGAAAAACTTTTGCGATTGGGTCCCGGTTATTTAACAGAAACAAGGACGGGAAAGCTTGAATCTACAATCGTTGCGGGTATTGAATATTTGGAAGGATACCTAACATTATACATCCCGCAAATTATCATTTGCATTATAGGATCAAGTGTAATGGTTACCTATATTTTCACGGTAGATTGGACGCTCGGTCTTTTAGTTTTAGTTTCTATTCTCATCACTATGTTTGCACCGATTTTATTTTTAAAAGTATTATCAAAATTCACCGAAGAACATTGGAGTGCTTACTTGCATCTTAATGCCGAGTTTGTTGATTGCGTTCAAGGAATTATGACACTGAAGGCGATGAATGCGGCAAAGCGAATCGGAAATAAATTAAAATCAAAAATGCATAAGCTGTATAAAAAAACAATGGCAAGTCTTCGCATAAATCTTGCCGAGTTCGGGTTTGCAAGTTTTTTTACATCCCTTGGTTCATCTTTTACACTTGGACTTGCAGGCTATTATGCGGCAATTGGACGTATATCGATTTCATCTCTTGTTATACTTTTATTTATGGTGTCGGAAGCTTTTAGACCGGTGCGCGGATTAGCAAATTATTTTCACCAAGGTTTTATGGGAATGACTTCGGTTGACGGCTTAGTTGATCTCTTTGATGAAAAGGAAACTATTACGGATACTCTTAATCCGCCCGATCCTGCAATTGATAGTCCGCATCAAAATATATCGTTTGAAAACATATCTTTTTCATATGCTAAAGAAAAAGTTTTTGACGGGCTCAGTTTTGAAGTGCGTGCCGGAGAACGGCTTGCAATTGTCGGAGAGTCGGGTTCGGGAAAAACTACCATTGCCCGATTGCTTTTGCGGTTTTACGATCCCGACAGCGGTGTAATTCGCATAAACGGAGTTGACACTAAAACAATTCCGCTAAAAAATTTGCGCGAAAAAATTGCAATGGTATCTCAGGATACTTATTTGTTTAACGGAACAATTGAGGAAAATTTAAAACTTGCAAACGAAGATGCAAGCAAAGAAGACTTGGATGAGGCAATTAAAATTGCCCGGCTTGAAGAATTTATGCAATCTTCGGAGGACGGTTATAACATGAAGCTTGGGGAGAGGGCACTAAATCTTTCCGGCGGACAGCGGCAAAGGTTTTCCATTGCACGCGCTCTTTTAAAAAACGCTCCGATTATTATTTTGGATGAAGCCACTTCAAGCATTGATATCGAAAATGAAAAACAAATTAAGCTCGGGCTTGACGCCCTGTTGAAGGGACGCACATCAGTTACTATTGCGCACAGGCTTTCAACCGTTGTCGATGCGGATAGAATTTTAGTTTTAAAATCCGGAGTGATTGTAGAAGAAGGAACCCACGAACAGCTGATGAAAAAAGGCGAGTATTATTACAAACTTGTGCTTGCACAAGCAGAGGAGATGAATCAATGAGTAAATATTCAAATCTTATAAAACTTTCAAAGTATTCAAAACGCTATATTGGAACATTAATTGGTTCTATTATTTGCGGAGTTATGAATTATGTTTCGCAATTAGTATCGCTTTTGTTAGGAGCATATTTAACAGGTCTTGCCATAGGCGGAGCTGAGGGCAGCATTATTGTTAAATTCTTCCCATACCTTTTGGGCTTTATTCTTGCAAAGGGCCTGTTTGCATATTTGCACATGCTCATCGCCCATGAGCTTGCCTACCTTGTATTGGAAGATTTACGCGGCGATGTATTTGACGCAATTGAGAGAGGCGGACCTCTCACAAGTTTAAAATACCGCACCGGTGATGTAAGCTCCATCATTATGGAAGATGTTGAAACTTTGGAAACTTTCTTTGCCCACATCTTCGGTGATTATATGATAGCTATTATTTGTATGCTGTCATTTTTGGTGCTTTGCTTAACAGTATCTTGGGAGATTGCCTTACTTATGTTTGTATCCTCGTGTATTATCACAACAATACCGTATTGGTTTTCAAAGGAAAACCAAAAAAACGGAAAAAACATTAGAACAGGACTCGGGCTTGCGAATGCTCGGATTGTGGATGCAATTCAAGGTTTAACAGAAATTATTATTTTCGGGAAAGAAAAAAGCTTTACTCAAAAAATAAGTAAAGACACAGCGGACTTGAGCAAGCACGAAATGCGTGACGGCAAATTAAAAGGATTGGAAGCAGGCATTATTGATACGGTGTCGGCTATAACAATGATAGCGGTAATTCTTTTAAGCCACAGCATGACAATTTCAGGACGCCTCGATAATACTCTGATAGCTCCTCTTATTATTTTAGCAATGAATATTTTTTTGCCGGTAATAGCGGTAACAAGCACTGCCGGAAAAATTAGCCTAACAGCTGCTTGTGCTGACAGGGTGTACGGATTAATTCACGAGCCGTCTCCGATTAAAGAGTATTCGAAGGATGAGCGTGCAACAAAATTTGCAGAGATTGAAACCGAAAATATTTTGGACGTAAAGAATATCAGCTTTTCATATGATAAAGAAAATCCGGTGCTCAAAAATTTAAATGTATCTATTAAAAAAAATGACAATGTTGTTATTACCGGAGAATCCGGTGCAGGCAAAACAACTCTAATGAATTTACTTTTACGCTTTTATGATCCCGATGAGGGGACCATTTATTTAAACGGAAAAGATATAAGATCGATGCGCACTGAAGATTTGCGAAAAAACATTTCATACGTTTCGCAGGATGTGTACTTATTCAACGGAAGCATTGCGGAGAATTTAAAATTGGGAAACCCGGAAGCAAGCGATGAAGAAATGATAGCTGCGGCAAAAACAGCCTTGGCTGATGAATTTATCACTAAGCTTGAAGGCGGCTACAAGGCTCGTGTCGGGGAGAGGGGCATGACGCTTTCGGGAGGACAAAAGCAAAGAGTCGCAATTGCGCGAGCCTTACTGACAAATGCGCCGATACTCATAATGGACGAAGCGGTTTCCAATTTAGATTCCGAGAGCGAGCGGCTTTTTAGAAAGGCACTTGAAAATATAAAAAACAAAAAAACTATTATCACTGTTGCGCACCGCCCTTCCACAATAAGTGCCGCCGACAGGCGAATTCATTTGGAAGACGGAAAAATTGTAGACAGCCAACAGTTGTAAGCAGTGTTTAGTATTGTAGACAGCCAACAGTTGTTGTCAGAGGCTAGTGTTATAGCCAGTCAACAGTTGTAGTCGGTGTTTACTAAAAAAGCGGAGTTGGTTTTTTTACCGTAAAGAAAACTACTCCGCTTTTTTTAACCGCTTAAAAACAAGCTACAAACAAGTTACAGGTTTTATACCGCAAGCGATTGTTTTTCCATCATCGATTTAAACAAGCTGTTCTTTTCCAAAAGCTCGTTCGGGCTGCCTGTTTCTTCAATCTTGCCATTCTTGAGCACGACAATTTTATCGGCACCGGCAACCGTTCTCATTCGGTGAGCGATGATGATAACGGTTTTATTGCGTACAAGCTCTGAGAGAGCTTCTTGAATTAAGCTTTCATTTTCAACGTCGAGGCTTGCGGTCGCTTCATCGAGGAGAATTACAGGCGCATCTTTTAATATTGCCCGCGCAATTGAAATACGCTGTCGTTCTCCACCTGAAAGCTTTTCGCCGTTTTCACCGATGAGGGTATTGTACCCATCAGGCAGCTTTTGCACAAACTCATCACAGCGAGCAAGCTTGCTTACGCGAAGCACATCCTCATCGCTTGCGTCTTTTCTTCCAATGCGGATATTATCCATTATACT contains these protein-coding regions:
- a CDS encoding ABC transporter ATP-binding protein yields the protein MLIHRRIIELMSGVTRYVLSKSFIGLIINFTFILQALALGQIVKALYVHAEFSQIQRYIIYLVIIVIVRFLLVRANQIYGKWIVGKVKGALRKRAYEKLLRLGPGYLTETRTGKLESTIVAGIEYLEGYLTLYIPQIIICIIGSSVMVTYIFTVDWTLGLLVLVSILITMFAPILFLKVLSKFTEEHWSAYLHLNAEFVDCVQGIMTLKAMNAAKRIGNKLKSKMHKLYKKTMASLRINLAEFGFASFFTSLGSSFTLGLAGYYAAIGRISISSLVILLFMVSEAFRPVRGLANYFHQGFMGMTSVDGLVDLFDEKETITDTLNPPDPAIDSPHQNISFENISFSYAKEKVFDGLSFEVRAGERLAIVGESGSGKTTIARLLLRFYDPDSGVIRINGVDTKTIPLKNLREKIAMVSQDTYLFNGTIEENLKLANEDASKEDLDEAIKIARLEEFMQSSEDGYNMKLGERALNLSGGQRQRFSIARALLKNAPIIILDEATSSIDIENEKQIKLGLDALLKGRTSVTIAHRLSTVVDADRILVLKSGVIVEEGTHEQLMKKGEYYYKLVLAQAEEMNQ
- a CDS encoding ABC transporter ATP-binding protein; its protein translation is MSKYSNLIKLSKYSKRYIGTLIGSIICGVMNYVSQLVSLLLGAYLTGLAIGGAEGSIIVKFFPYLLGFILAKGLFAYLHMLIAHELAYLVLEDLRGDVFDAIERGGPLTSLKYRTGDVSSIIMEDVETLETFFAHIFGDYMIAIICMLSFLVLCLTVSWEIALLMFVSSCIITTIPYWFSKENQKNGKNIRTGLGLANARIVDAIQGLTEIIIFGKEKSFTQKISKDTADLSKHEMRDGKLKGLEAGIIDTVSAITMIAVILLSHSMTISGRLDNTLIAPLIILAMNIFLPVIAVTSTAGKISLTAACADRVYGLIHEPSPIKEYSKDERATKFAEIETENILDVKNISFSYDKENPVLKNLNVSIKKNDNVVITGESGAGKTTLMNLLLRFYDPDEGTIYLNGKDIRSMRTEDLRKNISYVSQDVYLFNGSIAENLKLGNPEASDEEMIAAAKTALADEFITKLEGGYKARVGERGMTLSGGQKQRVAIARALLTNAPILIMDEAVSNLDSESERLFRKALENIKNKKTIITVAHRPSTISAADRRIHLEDGKIVDSQQL